From Stigmatopora argus isolate UIUO_Sarg chromosome 14, RoL_Sarg_1.0, whole genome shotgun sequence, the proteins below share one genomic window:
- the nol12 gene encoding nucleolar protein 12 encodes MKNRKKPNKVSNKAKFKPGSKKRENKCILTFNDEDREEYLTGFHKRKVGRRKAAVAEIRKKIKDEQIRVREERHKEYLKMLKERQEALGESEDDLEDVITNTTESVQFDHPNHTVTVTTISDLDLTSNHLLERMTNKVNGENEDHENKEEEVKTKRMPKKAGNPILNKKIRSLTASLSTFTSKRTMKGKQEGRKGRGRQTDRRADARVAESKIGTKKTTKRQRRRMTGKKQRQQD; translated from the exons ATGAAAAACAGAAAGAAGCCCAATAAAGTGTCCAACAAGGCTAAATTCAAGCCCGGATCcaagaaaagggaaaataaatgcaTCCTAACGTTTAACGATGAAGATAGGGA AGAATATCTGACTGGTTTCCATAAAAGGAAAGTGGGAAGGAGGAAAGCTGCGGTTGCCGAAATACGCAAAAAGATCAAGGATGAACAAATCAGGGTCCGAGAAGAG aggcATAAGGAATACTTGAAAATGCTAAAGGAGCGACAAGAAGCACTTG GGGAAAGTGAAGATGATCTTGAAGATGTGATCACCAATACAACAGAGTCAGTTCAGTTCGACCATCCTAATCACACAGTCACGGTGACGACCATCAGTGATCTTGACCTCACGTCGAATCACCTCCTCGAACGAATGACAAACAAG GTCAATGGGGAAAATGAAGATCATGAAAACAAGGAAGAAGAGGTGAAAACAAAGAGAATGCCCAAAAAGGCAGGGAATCCAATTTTGAACAAAAA GATTCGCTCACTCACTGCCTCACTGAGTACCTTCACCAGCAAGAGGACGATGAAAGGGAAGCAGGAAGGCCGAAAAGGACGGGGCCGGCAGACGGACCGGAGGGCTGACGCGAGAGTTGCCGAGAGCAAAATAGGCACCAAGAAGACCACCAAGCGGCAGCGGCGACGAATGACGGGAAAGAAGCAACGTCAACAAGACTGA